A stretch of DNA from Methylomicrobium lacus LW14:
GATACAGGACATTCCGCTCATGGTTTCAATTGCTCTCAATCGTCTCTGACGATCCGGTGGTCGATGATGTTCTGCACGACCGAAGGGTCGGCCAGCGTCGAGGTGTCGCCGAGATTGTCGAGTTCGCCCGCCGCGACCTTGCGCAGGATCCGGCGCATGATCTTGCCTGATCGCGTTTTCGGCAGTGACGGCGCCCACTGGATGATGTCCGGGTGCGCGATCGGCCCGATCTCCTTTCTTACCAGATCGTCCAGTTCCTTCCGCAGTTGTTCGCTCGGTTCGACGCCCGCATTCAGGGTCACATAGGCATAAATGCCCTGGCCCTTGATATGGTGCGGGTAGCCGACCACGGCCGCCTCCGCGACCAGTTCGTGCAGCACCAGCGCGCTTTCGATCTCGGCGGTGCCCATCCGATGTCCCGATACGTTGATCACGTCATCGATGCGTCCGGTGATCCAGTAATAGCCGTCGGCATCGCGTTTGGCGCCGTCGCCGCTGTAATAAAAGCCGGGGGCCTTGCTGAAATAGGTGTCGATAAAAAGCTGATGGTCGCCATAAATGCCGCGCGACTGCCCCGGCCAGGAGCGGGCGATCACCAGCACGCCTTCGCACTCTCCTTCGAGTATCTGGTTGTTCGCGTCCAGGATCTCCGGCTTGATGCCGAAAAACGGCAAGGTCGCCGAGCCCGGCTTCAGGTCGATCGCGCCCGGCAGCGGCGTGATCAGAATGCCGCCGGTTTCGGTCTGCCACCAGGTATCCATGATCGGACGCGAGCCGTCGCCGACCACATGATAGTACCATTCCCAGGCTTCCGGATTGATCGGCTCGCCGACGCTGCCGAGGATTCTGAGGCTCTGCCGGGAGGTTTCGGTCACATAATGATCGCCCTGCGCCATCAGCGCGCGAATCGCGGTCGGCGCGGTATAGAAAATGTTGACCTTGTGCTTGTCGATAACGCGCCAGAAACGGTCGGGTCCCGGATAGGTCGGGATGCCTTCGAACATCAGCGTCGTCGCGCCATTGCAGAGCGGGCCGTAGATTACGTAGGAGTGACCGGTCACCCAGCCGATGTCGGCGGTGCACCAGTAAATGTCGTCGTCCTGATAGTCGAAGACATACTTGTGCGTGATCGCCGCATACAGCAAATAGCCGCCAGTCGTATGCAGCATGCCTTTCGGCTTGCCGGTCGAGCCGGAGGTGTAAAGAATGAATAAAGGGTCTTCGGCATCCATCGGCACCGCAGGACAGTCGGCGGAGGCCTCCGCCATCGCCTCGTGGTACCAGAGATCGCGGCCTTCCTGCCAGGCAATCTTGCCGCCGGTGTTCTGGATCACGATGATTTTTTCGAGCAGCGGGCAATGCTCGGCGGCCTTGTCCACATTCGCCTTGATCGGCACGACCTTGCCGCCCCGGTAGCCTTCGTCGGCGCAGACCACGTATTTGCAGCCGCAGTCCAGAATTCGGTCTTTCAGGGCCTCGGCCGAAAAGCCGCCGAACACGACCGAATGCACAGCGCCGATGCGGGTGCAGGCCAGCATCGCGACCGCCGCCTCCATGATCATCGGCAGATAGATGCAGACCCGGTCGCCTTTTTCGACGCCCCGGGCCTTCAGTACATTCGCAAAGCGGCAGACCTGATCGTGCAGTTCGCGATAGGTCAGCTTCTTGTCCTGCGCCGGATCGTCGCCTTCCCAGATGATTGCGACCTGATCGCCGCGCTTTTCCAGATGACGGTCCAGGCAATTCACGCTGACGTTCAGGCGGCCGCCGTCGAACCAGCGAATGTTCGCGGTTTCGAAATCGTAGTCCGAGACCTTGTCCCAGCGCCGATCCCAGTTTAAAAACCGTTCCGCCTGCTCGGCCCAAAATGCCTCGGGTTCGGCAAGCGAGCGCTGGTAAAGGGCATGATAGGTTTCGCGGTTGATGTGGGCATGGGCGGCGATTTCGGGCTTGACCGGATAGACGTGAACGTCTGACATGAAGCGGATCCTTTAGGGTGCGATAGTGTTGGAGTTAACCAAAAGACGCATCTTATCAAAATGTCCGGTTTTGTCCGTATAAAATTCCAGTTTATTTTTGCCGGCTCGGCAAAAATAAAAAACGGCGGCTACTCGTTGGTTTTTGCGACGAGATTTGAGAGATGGGCGCTCCGCTGGATTGACAGATGCGGAATGAACAAGCCATGTTTTTGAGAGGGGGAAGGGTTAAACTCGCAGAATACGATCGGTGCCTTGCTAGGCAACGGCTAAGGTGTAGGGGAAAGGATAGAGTCGGCAGGAAGGCCTGGAATGGATTGATCCGGCGGCCGCTATTGGCAATAGATGTGAATTTAGCGATGGGGGAAAAACGGAGGTATCAAGAAATGGCGCGCTTGGCAGGACTCGAACCTGCGACCCTCGGCTTAGAAGGCCGATGCTCTATCCGGCTGAGCTACAAGCGCTAATGGTCGGGGTAGAGGGATTTGAACCCCCGACATCCTGCTCCCAAAGCAGGCGCGCTACCAGGCTGCGCTATACCCCGAATATCTTTTTAACTGGCTTGTGACTTTCTCGGCCACTCTTGCTGAGCGGTCTTTAACACGTCTATAAGTCAACGTTTACGGCGATAAGACGAGAGGCGTTGATCTAATTGAAATAGGTGGGGTGAACGACGGGGCTCGAACCCGCGACAACAGGAATCACAATCCTGTACTCTACCAACTGAGCTACGCTCACCATCATAGAAAAAACGTCTCAAGAAATGGCGCGCTTGGCAGGACTCGAACCTGCGACCCTCGGCTTAGAAGGCCGATGCTCTATCCGGCTGAGCTACAAGCGCAATGGTCGGGGTAGAGGGATTTGAACCCCCGACATCCTGCTCCCAAAGCAGGCGCGCTACCAGGCTGCGCTATACCCCGTGTATCTTCCTTATCTGGCTTGTGACTTTCTCAGCCACCCTTGAAGAGCTGCCTATGATAACGATGGATTGGGGTGTCGTCAAATTTTTTTTCGGTGCCGTGCGGTTATTTTGCAATTGGCTTATGGCGGCTTAGGGGTGAATTGCGTATTTCTTGTCATAAAATATTGATTATTAAGGACTAGTTATTGAGGGCGATGAATAGGGCGGAGGCCTTGCTGGCAGCAGGAATTTATTGGCGATGTAACGATCAAAAAGTAGCGCCTGCGTAAGCTGCGAGTCATAATAAAGGTACCAGTCAGTAAAACTAATGAGCGGGAATTGACGTTTTAGAGGAGAAGCTATGAAGAGGGGTTGCCGGTTGTTTTTCGCGCGCGCGATGGTGTTGATTTTTTGCGTTTTCGCTGAGGCGGCTTTGGCCGAGGAAAATAAAATCATGAACATGAAACTTGAATCTTCGGATTTTGTTCACAGGGGCGAAATTCCGAAACGCTTCACCTGTGACGGCGAGGATGTGGCGCCGGCGTTGAGCTGGTCCAATCTGCCCGCAGGCACGCAAAGCCTGGCGTTGATCGTCGATGACCCGGATGCGCCGGACCCTGCGGCGCCCAAGCTCGTTTGGGTGCACTGGGTGCTTTACAACATTCCGCCTGCGTCCTCGGGCTTGCCTGCTGCCGCGAAAAAGCTGCCGGCAGGCAGCCTGGATGGTCTGAACGACTGGAAGCGCACCGGTTACGGCGGCCCTTGTCCGCCGATCGGCCGGCATCGTTATTTTTTCAAGCTCTATGCGCTGGATGCGGTGTTGCCCGATCTGGACAATCCGGATAAAAGCCAGCTCGAGAACGCGATGGCCGGGCATATTATCGGGAAGGCGGAATTGATTGGGACTTACCGGCATTAGTCTCGTGGTAAGGCGTTGCAGCGGTTTCCCGGTCTCCGATCAGGCCGTGGGGGTAGTGCTGTGAACGAGCCGCGAGCCAGCCAGACAAAACCGCGATACAAAGGAAGACCACTATCCCCGCGCCGGTTCGGATCAGAGTTTCCGATCCGCTGCAGTGGGTCGGCGCAGTGAAAGGCGCGAGTGAGGCGAGGGTGCCGAGTGCGGTCGAGACCCCGACCGAGAGCCAGCCTGCGAGTGTCGAGGCGCACCAGGGGCAGTGCTGTTCGGCGGCCGGGTCGAAATAATTGCAGCCGAAAAAGAAACCGGACCACGGCCAAGTGCAGCCGCAGGCGAATAACAGGCCGCAGAGCGGCGTGATTACGATCAGCGCGATGGTTAGGGTTGCGGCGGCGGAGCCGGTTTTTGCGGTCATTTTGATCATGAATGCCTCTCAGTGCCGGTCAGACTAAAGCGCGTGGCGAACGCGTAAAAAGCGTAGCCGCGGTGCCGATCCGGTCTGGTCAATTTTTAGCCATTTTAACGCGGAATCAAGCAAGGCAAGCGCTTGCATTCCTTATCAACGCGCAATGAACAACGTTATCCACAGGTTTTGTGGATATTTGCATAAAGGTTGCTGCGCAGAGGCGGGCCAAATTGCCTTGAGGGTGCTCGGGAAGCAGAGGAAACGGCATGGCGGAGTTGGAAAATTTCAAGTTGCTCGGCATCGCGCTGGCGCTGGGTTTGCTGATCGGCCTGGAGCGCGGCTGGCGTGAGCGCGAGCGCCGCGAAGGCATGCGTATCGCGGGCTTGCGCACCTATGGCTTGATCAGCTTTCTGGGCGGAGTCAGCGCGATGCTCGCCAGAGAGACCGGTCCGCTGTTGATCGGTTTTGTCTTTATTGCGCTGGCGCTGGTCCTATTGGTCGCCTACACCCAAAATCTCGAAAAATTCGAGGATGTCGGCATTACCAGCGTGATCGCGTCCTTGCTGACCTTCATCCTGGGCGCGCTGGCGGTGTTCGGCCATGTCGTGCTGGCGGCCGCGGCGGCGGTCGTCACGACGCTGCTGCTCGGTTTCAAGCCCTTGCTGCATGGCTGGGTCAGCAAGCTCGATCAGCGGGAGCTCGAAGCGACCTTGAAGCTGTTGCTGATTTCGGTCGTGATGCTGCCGATTTTGCCCGATCAGGGCTATGGTCCCTGGCAGGTGTTCAATCCCTATCAAGTCTGGTGGATGGTGGTGTTGATCGCGGGCGTTTCATATCTCGGTTATTTTGCGATACGGATCGCGGGCGACCGGCACGGGCCGGTGGTGACCGGCGTCTTCGGCGGCCTGGTGTCGTCGACCGCGGTCAGCATCAACCTGGCGCGCCTCGCAAAAACCGACCCGGCGCTGTGCAATGCGCTGACGGCGGGCATTTTGACCGCCTGCGCGACGATGTTCGCGCGAACCTTGCTGCTGACTTCGATATTGAATCCCGCGTTATTCCAGCAGCTTTTGACTTCGCTGCTGGCGATGAGCCTGTTCAGCTATCTGGCGGCCTTGCTGCTTTGGCTGAATACCCGGTCGCTGCAAAACAGCCAGGAAGTCCCGCTGCAGAATCCTTTCCAGTTGGGCATGGCGCTGAAGTTCGGCTTGTTTTTGTCGGTGATCATGCTGTTGTCCAGGGTCCTGCAAATCCAGTTTGGCGATGCGGGAGCTTACGTGCTGGCCAGCATTTCCGGCGTGGCCGATGTCGACCCGATTACCTTGTCGATGGCGCAAATGAGCAAGCAGGGGATGGACATCAGGGTCGCCGGGCGCGCGGTGTTGATTGCGGTCGCGGTCAACACCGGATTCAAGAGTCTGGTATCGGGGGTGATTGGCGGTCATGCGTTGGGCCTCCGGGTCGGAGGCGTCCTGGTGGCGGCCATTTTATTGGGGCTGCTGGTTAGCTGGCGGCTGTCTTAACGGGCGGAGTTAAGGAGGGGGGGCTGTAAAACTCTGGGCTTGATCCGGCCGCTGCAAAAATCTCCCGGCGCTTATTCGTCGGAGCTTTCTAAGTTCATGTCCTTTAAAAGATGGCCGGCTGTTTGTGCAACATAGATCAAAACCGCGATTAAAATGACTAGGCCAAAGACCAGCATGGCGTATGAAACAAAGCCAGTTTGCGGTGCGCCATTGGCCAATCCTGTCAAATGTTTGGTCGCATAACCGAAATAAACCAGGCTACAGTTGTAAACTAAAATGCCGCTGGTTGCGGCTAAATAAGGCCGGAATTTAACTTCCGTAACCGATAAAGCATAACTGAGCAATGCAAATGGAAGCGGTGTCAGGCGCAATAACAACATCAATTTGAAGGCGTTATCGCCGCTGATCGCCTTATCCAATGCGGCAAAACGCTTATGTCCGGCAATAAAAGCCGTGACCCTGGCACGCACAAGATCCCGGCCCAGGAAGAAGATAACCGCAGCCGACAGAAAGGTTGCAATCACAACAGTCAACTCGGCGGTCGCGATAGGAAAGAGTACTCCCGCCGCAAAACAAAGTGCATCAACCGATACACATGCCGGCGAGAGAACCATGAATAAGGCGATAAAGGCCAGTGGCGCGAAAACGCCCCGGCCTTCAATCCAGACTTCCAACTCAGGAAGATAAAGCTCAAGTTCATGTCCGATCAATAAAACAAGTCCGACAAAGATCAAGAATGCCGACAGCTTCCTGTTAAGACTTGTGTGTTGAAATTGCATGACCGATTTGTCCTTAAACGAAGGAAGATAATTAATGATTTTCTTTCATGAGTCACCCATTAGCGTAAACAAAAATGAGCTTTTCCATCCGACAAGTTGTTATCAAGAAATCAGTAGGCTTATCACACTCAGATAGATCAAGAGGCTGAGCAAATCCTGAACAATCGTGGCAACCGGTCCGCTGCCGTAGGCGGGATCTTTCCCCATTCGGGACAGGATTGATGGCAGCAAAAGCCCGATGCTGGTGGCGACGCTGCTGGCACAAATCAGGGCAACCGACACCGCAATCGCCAGGGAGGCATTGAACGTAAGCCAGATGAACGGAAAAACAACGAGTGCCAATGCGATGCCCAGGTAAAAGCCGGTTTTGAGCTCTCCCTTCAGTAACTGTGGAATCGGCGTACTACTGAACGAGAGCCCCCGCACGGCAATCGCTTCGGATTGAGTTCCGATGGCATCGGCGAGATACACGATACCGGGGATGAAAAATGCGACCGCCAAATCAGCCTTCAGCGTGCTTTCAAATGTTGCCATGAGTCCGGTTGCCAGCACGCAACCCGCGGTTCCCAAGATCAACCAGGGCAAACGGTCCATCACGCGGCGTAGCGGGTCTCCCTCGATGGCGGACAGCGCTTGATCCGAGTGTCGCCATATTCCGGCCAGACGGTCCATATCCTGGATATGCTCCTCCCGCATGATTTTGAATACCGTGTGCGCGGGGACTGCGCCGAGTAGGCGTCCCTGCGCGTCCAACACGGGCACGGCAGGCATGGGGCGGGTTAACGCCGCCTCGGCCACTTTTTCCGGAGGGTCGGCCAGGGTGACGCTGGCGATATCCCGGTTCATCAGTTCTTCTATGGACACGTTAGGCGTTGCCACCAGAAGCTTGGATAGAGGCACCACGCCTAACAGCCTTTGATCAGCATCGGTGACAAACAGCAATTCAATCGAATCGAAAGCGCTGGGCAGGCTGGCTAGCCGCTGACTTACCTCCGAAACCGTTTCTCCAACTTGAGCGGTGGGTACGGGGCTGTACATATGGTTTTCCGCCCGGTCGGCGGCAACTTTCGCCCTCATGACGTGCTGCGGAGGTTTGCTGATTTCCCGGCCCATTTCTTCGGCCTTTTCACGTAAGATGACCATCACATGCGAGGCGCTGGCCTGGAGCCTCTGTGCCGCAGGTATCGCCTGCTCTTGTAGAGCCTTGCCGATTTTTTCGATGATATCCGACATGTTATTTGCCTCATTACTGACGTGGGTAAGCGGGGTCAACACGTTACGCCGTTTGCAGGCTAACTCATGTGATATGGAATAAGCCCACGCATGTCTCAAGCCGGTAGAGCAATTTCTCTACCCGTTCTGGCTGGTGATAGTACTCCACGATCGGGGCCAAGTCCATCATCCGGGTGACTTGCTTTTGCGCGGGCACAGATACGCTTGCCAAGCGGCATATCTGTGCCTCGCATCTTCAAAGACGATGGTTCATTGAGCCGGGTCGAGCATCCAGACTACCGCGTGACGCTGGCCGTCGGCGGTCAGGGCGACACCGGCAACGTTGCCTTGCGCATCCACGGAGAGCGCCTGTGAGCCGACGAAGGCGGCGGGCAGAAACGTGTTGAGGTCAGTGGGCTGATAGTTTGTCGAGTCCCACACGATGGCGTGATAGTAGGCTGGTGTGCCATTTTTTGACACGTCACCCGCGTAGCCGACGATCCACGGGCCATTCACGGCCGCCGCGTAGCTGTGCGTGAAAGGATAAGGATGAATCGCAAATGCGCTAGCTGCCGTCCCAGACCAGACCGTGGCGAAGTTGAAGCGCTTATCCTTGTTGCCCTTGGGGGCTTCGGAACGGACGCGGATGTCGTAGCCGCTATACCCGACCTGCAGTCTGCCATCCGTGCCATACGCAACCGAGGCGGCCGCGTCCTTGGGATGCAGCGCCAGCAAGGATTTCGCGCTGCCGCTCCACAGCGCGGCGTTCGCTGTGCCTTTAATGACATAACCGACCTGCAGTCCGCCGCCGACTCCGATAGCCTGTGCGCCGTTGCCGGCGTCACCCAGATCAATCGCTTCCTGGGTCGTGGCGTCCCAAACGACCGCGCGTGGTGGCCCGAATGCCGTGCCGTCCTTGATCAGCGGCGTGCCGTAACCGACGATCTGGTTGCCGTCCGTGGCCAAGGCCTGGCCGCCGGCGCTATCGAAGGGTAGCGGGAGCGTAGTCGCACTGGCCGCCGTGCCGTTCCAGGCCAGCGGCACGGAACGATTGTTCGTGCCCGGTCCTGCGCCCCAGCCGACCTGCAATGTGTCCGCGCTACCTTGCACGGAGGAGCGTCCCTTGATGGCGTTCACAGGGTCGTCGAGGAAGGCGGGATGCAAATCGATTTTATGCGAATCCTCCCAAAACGTCGCGTGAATGGCGCCGAACGAGGCGGTATCGGCGGAATAGCCGGCCGCTCGCCCGGCCGAAATGCCATTGGCTGTGCTGAGGGGGGAATTGGGCGTAAGGTCAATCGAAGTATAAGTTTGGGCCTGGACCTCGCCCGTCGCTGTTGCCAGGACGCCGGCGGTGAGCAGGAGGATCATCTGGCTCGCATTGCGGACTGTGCCGATGCTGGTTTTCATATAGTCTCCATTTGCTTTGGGTTTTTGTTTGGGTCGCATGGCTATATTCCCGTCACGCACGGTAAGGTTCAAAACAAGGGGGTAAATCTTAAAAAAACAGCTTGAACGCCATGGTTTTCACGCTGAATTGGCGTGGGTCGGGTCGCCCTGAAGGTAAAAATCAGAAAAGACAGGGAGGCATTTTGCGAAGTCGCCGGGGTATGCTTAAGGATAATAAAAGACTTGGGTTGACATGAGGCGTGATTAGGCGCTAAATGGCAGCTCGAAAATTGTCTGATCTCGGCAAAATCCAACCGTTAAATCATTATTGATTAACGGCTTAGTTCAATTACATTACACATGCAGCCAATCCGAATGCTCAAATTCAAGAATCTCCAGGCATGAGACAATCAGGGTAAAACAAAACGCTAGTTTGTTGGCTCCTACGGATCACGGCTTTTTTATTTAAGAGAAGAGGCAATTTCGCGGTGTTGTCTGCAAAGCGCATGAGGGCGCCTTTGTATGACGCTGATAGGGAAACGCTGCAATCGCGCAGGGTTTCTGACCTTCTTAAATCTTCTTGAGCGGA
This window harbors:
- the acs gene encoding acetate--CoA ligase, with the protein product MSDVHVYPVKPEIAAHAHINRETYHALYQRSLAEPEAFWAEQAERFLNWDRRWDKVSDYDFETANIRWFDGGRLNVSVNCLDRHLEKRGDQVAIIWEGDDPAQDKKLTYRELHDQVCRFANVLKARGVEKGDRVCIYLPMIMEAAVAMLACTRIGAVHSVVFGGFSAEALKDRILDCGCKYVVCADEGYRGGKVVPIKANVDKAAEHCPLLEKIIVIQNTGGKIAWQEGRDLWYHEAMAEASADCPAVPMDAEDPLFILYTSGSTGKPKGMLHTTGGYLLYAAITHKYVFDYQDDDIYWCTADIGWVTGHSYVIYGPLCNGATTLMFEGIPTYPGPDRFWRVIDKHKVNIFYTAPTAIRALMAQGDHYVTETSRQSLRILGSVGEPINPEAWEWYYHVVGDGSRPIMDTWWQTETGGILITPLPGAIDLKPGSATLPFFGIKPEILDANNQILEGECEGVLVIARSWPGQSRGIYGDHQLFIDTYFSKAPGFYYSGDGAKRDADGYYWITGRIDDVINVSGHRMGTAEIESALVLHELVAEAAVVGYPHHIKGQGIYAYVTLNAGVEPSEQLRKELDDLVRKEIGPIAHPDIIQWAPSLPKTRSGKIMRRILRKVAAGELDNLGDTSTLADPSVVQNIIDHRIVRDD
- a CDS encoding YbhB/YbcL family Raf kinase inhibitor-like protein, translated to MNMKLESSDFVHRGEIPKRFTCDGEDVAPALSWSNLPAGTQSLALIVDDPDAPDPAAPKLVWVHWVLYNIPPASSGLPAAAKKLPAGSLDGLNDWKRTGYGGPCPPIGRHRYFFKLYALDAVLPDLDNPDKSQLENAMAGHIIGKAELIGTYRH
- a CDS encoding MgtC/SapB family protein, which produces MAELENFKLLGIALALGLLIGLERGWRERERREGMRIAGLRTYGLISFLGGVSAMLARETGPLLIGFVFIALALVLLVAYTQNLEKFEDVGITSVIASLLTFILGALAVFGHVVLAAAAAVVTTLLLGFKPLLHGWVSKLDQRELEATLKLLLISVVMLPILPDQGYGPWQVFNPYQVWWMVVLIAGVSYLGYFAIRIAGDRHGPVVTGVFGGLVSSTAVSINLARLAKTDPALCNALTAGILTACATMFARTLLLTSILNPALFQQLLTSLLAMSLFSYLAALLLWLNTRSLQNSQEVPLQNPFQLGMALKFGLFLSVIMLLSRVLQIQFGDAGAYVLASISGVADVDPITLSMAQMSKQGMDIRVAGRAVLIAVAVNTGFKSLVSGVIGGHALGLRVGGVLVAAILLGLLVSWRLS
- a CDS encoding TVP38/TMEM64 family protein, coding for MQFQHTSLNRKLSAFLIFVGLVLLIGHELELYLPELEVWIEGRGVFAPLAFIALFMVLSPACVSVDALCFAAGVLFPIATAELTVVIATFLSAAVIFFLGRDLVRARVTAFIAGHKRFAALDKAISGDNAFKLMLLLRLTPLPFALLSYALSVTEVKFRPYLAATSGILVYNCSLVYFGYATKHLTGLANGAPQTGFVSYAMLVFGLVILIAVLIYVAQTAGHLLKDMNLESSDE
- a CDS encoding magnesium transporter, which encodes MSDIIEKIGKALQEQAIPAAQRLQASASHVMVILREKAEEMGREISKPPQHVMRAKVAADRAENHMYSPVPTAQVGETVSEVSQRLASLPSAFDSIELLFVTDADQRLLGVVPLSKLLVATPNVSIEELMNRDIASVTLADPPEKVAEAALTRPMPAVPVLDAQGRLLGAVPAHTVFKIMREEHIQDMDRLAGIWRHSDQALSAIEGDPLRRVMDRLPWLILGTAGCVLATGLMATFESTLKADLAVAFFIPGIVYLADAIGTQSEAIAVRGLSFSSTPIPQLLKGELKTGFYLGIALALVVFPFIWLTFNASLAIAVSVALICASSVATSIGLLLPSILSRMGKDPAYGSGPVATIVQDLLSLLIYLSVISLLIS